Within the Flavobacterium sp. 9R genome, the region TTTTTGAATGTCTTTCAACGGTTTGTAGTCCAAGATTGATTTCCAATACGGAGCGGATAAGCCTAACGGAAGATTATCTTTTAAAGTAGTTAAATTGAATGATTTTGAATGCAAATTTGCAATTTGTTGGTTTATTTTTTCCTTTTCAACTTTCATCTCGTTTGATGGATTGAGTGTGTATAGATAATCGAATTGCTCTTGAATCAATACATCCAATGGTCTTGCATTACCCGCCAATAGAATGATTTTTGAGATTTGGTTGGAACGATTTGCAATTCGGGGCAATAAAAAAGCACCCAAACTGTGTCCCAAAACTATAATCTCATAGTCTGAAAATTGTGTATCATTTTTAAAATGCTTAATACTATTTAAAACGTCATTGGTAACTTCATCATCTATGGTACTTTTATCCGAAAAACTTTCAGGATTAGAATACGTTCTTTTATCAAAACGATAAGAAGCTATCCCATTCGCAAAAAGACTTTCTGCAATATCTTTGAAGGGTTTGTTCTCAAAAACGGTTTCGTCTCTATCGTTGGGTCCCGAACCGTGCACAAAAAGGACTAACTTTTTTAGATTTCCGCTTTCGGGAATCAGAAGCGTCCCTTTCAAATCAATGCCATTGCTCTTTATAGTATACTCTTTCCCCAATGACTGCTGCGTTTTGAATTCTTTATGAGGCACAAAAAAGAAACCAATGATTTTACTTTTCTCATTAAAGGCTATTCTTATATCTAATTTAAATTTTTCGAAATCTGCATAATACAAATAGGTTTCGTTTTCGTTAGTGGTTTCAATCACCGACTTAAACTTGCCTAATTGCATTTCTAGCTTTTCTACTGTCTCTTTTAAAAGCGGTTCAGCGATTTTGCTTTTTACCGATTCATCAAAAAAAGTATAGGCCTGGGCATAGTTTTTTTCGACCAATAAAGAGCTTATAAAATCATTCCCAAGCGACAGGTTAGTACCTTGAGTATAAGACACAAGGGGTAATAAAGTAAAAAGTAAAAAACAAAAGGATAGGATTCTTTTCATAGGGTGGTTTGGTATTCGTTTATGTTTTGCATTAGGCTTAGGAAAAAGATTTTTAAACCTACTTTCGCAGTTTCCTTGGAGAACTGTTACGGTAGCTCCTAGGTGACATTGATATTATAAAGGCGATATTGTATTTATGATAAGCATTCCATTTCCTATTCTCTCTTTCACTTGAGGTAAATCATCGAATTCTTTTCCTTGATAATCTTTATGAGTCAGTAATCGAAAATACTTAATAGAGCCATTCTCGAATTTAACTTTTGAAATCTCAGAATCATTAATTTGTATGTTATTTATAACTAAATAGTCAATTTTGGGACTTAAGTTTTTTTGGATAAGTAAATCATCTAATGAAATAAAACTATTGTTTTTATTTTTTCGAACAATTTCTATTACTTTGATAGATTTATTTTGATTTACACTTAAGATATTTTTTATATCCAAATATGTATTAGATAAATCAATTGGTTTAGTATCTAAAGTAATTGAATATCCTTTTTGTTGCAATTCTGATAATTCAAATTGAGAGAAATCGATTTTATTTGTCGAACAAGACATAAACATTCCAATAAATACAATTATGATTTTCTTCATTTCATCAGATTTGGGGCTAAAGTAAGATTTATATTTCTGTGAGCGAAGAACTTCAAAATACATAAGGAACTTTTCATTCAGCCTTTTATCTAAAACCATCTTATGGCTATTAGCTGAAGTGCATATTTACTGTTTTTTCCAATTATAATTTTTAGACCAATCATAAAATCTATCCTGTTTATCTTGATTTTTTTTGTACCATTTTGAAACATCTTCGCTACTTGAATCAACAAAAACAATGTATGCAAATGGTTCAATTAACTTTTTATTTTTCATTTCGATGAAATAAGGTGCAAGAAATTCCCAATAGAAACCAAAATTATCCTTTTTATATTCTTCTAATGAAGAACAAATAGTTTCAAATTTTCTAATAAATTTCTCAACGTCAGTTTTATTCTTATTTTTTTTATCGAAATCTTGAGAAGCATCCATAGACAAAATTAAATCTGTCATTGAGAAATTATTTTCCTTCTTTTTTCCTGTATCGGTAGAATCGTTAAGCATATTTGAATCTATTTTAATCGAAACAGATTTTTTTGTTGTTTCTGTCACACCTTGCATAAGCAATTTTTGCATATATTGAAAATTCTTTTTTGATCTTGCCGTCTGAGGCTCAATAATAAAAAATCTTGAAAAAGCTAAAATTGAAGGAATTCTATTTTGCTCCATTTCAAGGATTCCTATTGCATTTAACGAACCTGCGTGCTTAGGATTAATCGAAATAGACTTTTTAAAACAATTAATGGCATCATCATATCTCTTAATACTTGAATAAGTAATTCCTTTGTTAAAATGTAACTGATAATAATTAGGAAATAACTTTATTCCTTCGCTATAAACTTCCAAAGATTCATCTGTTTTTTTTAAATGATCTAAAGCATTTCCATAGCTCACATATACGTTTTTTACATCTTCTCCAGGGTGCATTTTAATGGCTTGTTTGCATATCTCAATTGCATCATCATATTTTTCCAATGAAATTAGTGAAAATGCTTTTTCAGATAAAGCTAATAAATTGTCTTTATCTAGTTCTAATGCTTTATTATACTTATTAATTGCTCCTGAATAATCTCCTTTATCGTGATATGAAACTCCTTCAGCCACTAATTTTTCAGCTTCAATTTTATTTTGTGCAAAACTCGATAGGTTTGATATCAATAATAAAAATAATAAAGATGTCTTTTTCATAAAATAGGTTGGGTTTTAATTGTTTTTTTCTGCATTTCAGGTAAACAGTTAATAATTCTTACAAAAATCAGATTTTATTCCCTCAAATATATACAATTTTCACTACAACGCTTTCTATTTCAGTTTGGAGTTTGGGATTTATAGTTTGTTGTTTTGATTTCAAAGTCACGGGATTGGAATTTAAAAAACACACCCCCAGCCCCTCTCTAGAGGGGAGCGGTCCCTGCAATGATTGGAATTTGTCCTTCAAGTACGCACAGGGTGACACTTTTGGGATTTGGAATTTGGTACTTAAAAATTGAAATTATATTGCGCTAACGTTCCTAGCCCTGATGGGAACGGCATCCTGTGGCTCCGGGGTTCGGAGACACAGATACAGTGGACAGCAGGGAGCAGCTCCTAAACATTAATCCAAATGCCATCGCAAGCCCACAAAAGCGCGGATGCCTTGGTTGGGTCCGTAGGCATAGGTCGGGTCGAAAGTGAGTGCATAGGGATTGTCCAGAGTGGGTTGTGCAACGCCGTTGCTATCGAAGGTGACTTGTTTGTCGAAAGGGTCATTGGCACGCGCAATCAGGAAGGGATTTCCGCGATTGGGTGTCCAATTCAGGAGGTTTTTGACGCCGCCAAACAACTCCATGTTGTGGAATTTCTTGTAGGTGATTTGGATGTTTTGAATGCTGTACGGCAAGGAATACTCACGACGCGGATCGAGTGGTGACAACAAGGGCAAACGCATACTGCCTGTATAACTTCCGGTATAATCCAAACTAAGGAACCAGTTGGGGATTTCGTAGCTCAAGGCCCAAGACAAACTGACTTTTTCGGTAAACAGAGGCACAAAACGACGGCCTTCTTGCTCAGTCAACGGATTGAAATAACTGCCGCCCAAAGTGCCTTTTAACCCAAACGGACTGACCCAATCCAAGGAAATACTACTTCCGAAAATTCTAGAAAAACCATCGAGATTGGCATAAATGATTTGGTTGGGATTCGTATCATAATCGGCAATGATGCGGTTTTTGAAATGGGTGTACCAAGTTGAAGCTTCGAGGGTGAGCACGCCCGCGGTGTTGGTATCGAATTTCTTCAGGTAATTCAGGTTGGCGGTATACGAAGTTTCGGGGTCTAAATCGCCTTTGAGCACCACTTCTCGAGCTCCTGAAAGCGCTTGATGATCTTCGGTAAACAAATTCACCACTCGGAATCCCGTTCCCAAATTGAGTCGCAAAATATCGGTGGCGGTGGGTTTCCATTTCAAGGCGAGACGAGGCGTGACAATCGAGCCGTGCGCTGGGTGGTAATCGTAACGCGCGCCTAGCAGCAAACCCATTTGCTTAGAAAGTCGGATGTCGTCTTGGAGAAATCCACTGTAAATAGCGGTTTGAGAGGAAGTGGCCGTAGCGGGCGTGTTGTCATTATACCAAGTAAAGCGCGCACCTGCACCGAACAAAAGCGAATGATTTTTGAGCTCTTTATCCCAAAGGTATTGCCCAAACGCAATTTTTTGGTTCGCCAAAAAAACGGAAGTACCATAGACCGAGTTTTGATCGTGGCCCACCATCGAAAATTGCAGGCTCATTTTTTCATCCAGAGGCAATTGGTACTTGCCTAAGATTTCGTAGCGTGAAGTGTAAATGCTTTCGCCGTAAACTTGATCGCCGCCGCGAAAGCTGGAATTCCACTGCATTTCGCCACCCCAACGGTCTTCATACAAATAACGAGCGACGAGGCTCATTTCTTTTTTGGAACGGCGCTCAAAATGCCAACGGCTAAAAAAGGAAACTCTTTTCTGCAAAGAAATATCCGTAAAATTGTCGCCATTATTATCGACTAGATGGTCATTATAAAACGTGCTGAGTCCAAAAAGGGCATTGGCATTTTTACCAATATTGGTACGATAACCCAAATCGAGACTGTTTTCTAACCAAGAAGTGGTCATCAAGTCAGCGGTAAATTGAGGGGCGTTTTGTGGTTTTTTGGTAATGATATTGATTAATCCTCCTACTGCCTCGCTCCCATACAAACTCGAAGCGGCGCCTTTGATGATTTCGATTTTGTCGATCATCGCATTCGGAATCCCAGACAAACCATACACCGTTCCCAAAGCACTCACTATGGGCATTCCATCGATGGTGACCATCGTGTAAGGGCCGTCCAACCCATTTATGCGAATATCGCCGGTGTTGCAAACATTGCAATTGTTCTGTGGACGTAAACCGTTGACGTTTTGCAAGCCTTCAAAAACAGAAGCGGTGGGATTTTGTTTCAAAAAAGTGGTTGAAATGATTTCTACCGGCACAGGATTTTCCAAACGGCGTACGGCTTTCATTGTACCCGAAACGACTACTTCGTCGAGCAGTTGTTCGTTGGTCACCACATTTATTTTTAGTAAATGCTTAAAATCCGTACTGCTAATGGACTGCTGATGGGTTTTGATTCCGATAGCAGTAACGTGAAGCGTGTAGCGTTGTAGCGGCAATTGTGAGATTTCAAAAAAGCCCAAACTATCAGTTTGAGTCCCAAAAGCAGTGCCTATAATTTCGACCTGCGCTTGTGGTACGGGTTGATTTTCGGAGATGACTTGTCCGCGAAGGGTAGCTTTTTCTTGTGCCAAAGCAAGAGATAACGAAAAGAAAAACAAATAGCTATATAATAATTTCATTAGAGTAAATAATATTTTAGACAAATCTAAAAAAATAAATACATACAAACGAAAAAAATCCAATATCGAACTTCAATACTGGATTTTAATATAATTTTATCTTGCTTAGCTTACAAATCTTCAAAAATTTGAACCGTCAAACCAGATTCTTGATCATAATCAATCTCCAAAGCTCCCGCTTCGAAAGTTATGCTGACATAATCGCCAGACCCAAGTGTATCTTCACGTTCTACTTTTATTCCAAGCAATGGTGTTTTGATGTTTTCAATCCATAAAGGCGCAGCAGCAACGTCAATTCTTTTTAAAGATAAGGTACCGTTAAATTGTTCATGTAGTTGTTGTTGCTCTTTTTCGAAATCATAATCGGTCACGATAGAAAATCCTGTATCGTCCTCATTGATTTTGAAAAACAATTTTTGTTCGTTCTCAAAATGCAATTCAACCGTATCAATAAATATGAATTTATTGTCCGGTTGTACCAAATTGACCCACAAATGATAAAATACTGCGGTTACTTTGCTACCTTTTTTAACTTGGGGTAAAAGGGAAACTTCTTGTGAACTAAAGGAATAACTACTACTCATAAAAAAGAAATGATTAAAAATAAACAGCTTACAAAATCAACTGTCGCTATTAAACGCGCAAAATTACGACAACTAAGATGAAAAAAAGAGGAATGGGCTATAATTCTTTTCGATTGAACTCTTATAAATTGACATTAAGCAGAGAAGCATTTAGACAAGTCTAAAAAAATATTTAAAGTGAACTTTTTTTGTATATATTTGGGTTTTAAAACACTATACAATTGAGTCATTCCTTAGAAGAAGTCAACCAATCAGTGACTACACAAAATAAAAAATCGAAGTTTAGAAAAATCTTGGCTTTTCTAGGCCCAGCTTATCTCGTAAGTGTAGGCTATATGGATCCTGGCAACTGGGCCACTGATATTGCTGGCGGAAGTCAATTTGGCTATTCCCTATTATGGGTATTGCTGATGAGTAATCTTATGGCGTTGCTATTGCAAAGTTTGAGTGCTCGTTTAGGGATTGTCACCCAACGCGATTTGGCACAAGCGTCCCGTGAAACGTATTCGCCTTTTGTGAATTACATTTTATATTTTTTGGCCGAAATTGCGATTGCTGCTTGTGATTTGGCCGAAGTACTCGGAATGGCGATTGGGATTAATTTGCTGTTTGACATTCCGTTGATTGAAGGCGTTTTGATTACAGTTTTGGATACTTTTTTACTCCTCTTCTTAATCAACAAAGGCATCCGAAAGATGGAGGCTTTTATCATAGTTTTGGTAGCCATCATAGGATTTTCGTTTGTATTCGAAATGTTTTTTGCCCAACCCGAAATGGACAAAGTGGTCTTAGGATTGATTCCTTCCATTCCAAATGAAGCTGCGCTTTATATTGCCATTGGAATTATTGGAGCCACGGTAATGCCTCACAATTTGTACTTGCATTCGTCTTTGGTGCAAACCCGAAAATTTGATCGCAGTCCGAAAGGCATTCGACAAGCCTTAAAATACAACCTTATCGACTCAACCATCGCACTGAACTTGGCTTTTTTTGTAAATGCAGCTATTTTGATTTTGGCTGCAGCGACCTTCTACAAAAACGGACTATTTGAGGTAGCCGAAATTCAAGATGCACACAAATTTTTAGCGCCAATTTTAGGTACCAAGTGGGCTTCTATCCTATTTGCCGTGGCTTTGATTGCTGCTGGACAAAGTTCAACAATTACGGGAACTTTAGCAGGCCAAATTGTAATGGAAGGCTATTTGAATTTACGCATTCAGCCTTGGGTACGACGCATTATTACCAGAATAATTGCCATAGTTCCAGCAGTAATTGTAATCTTGATTTATGGCGAAAGTGTCACAGGAAAACTACTTATTTTCAGTCAAGTGATTTTGAGTTTACAATTGGGTTTTGCCATTATTCCATTGATCCATTTTGTAAGCGATAAAAACAAAATGAATGGTTTCCATATCAATACGATAACAAAAATAGCCGCTTGGACTATAGCTTTGATTATTGTTTCGCTCAACGCCAAATTGGTTTTTGACGAGATTCAAGGTTGGTTAACGGAGTCTCAAAACCCAATGGTGTTATGGTTAACCGTAGTTCCTCTTGCCATCGGTTTCTTAATTTTACTACTTTATATTGTTATAAAACCATTCTTAGCTAAGACAAAATATACCATACAAAATCATTCACCACATAATATGGCCTTGCAATTCAATGCTACCGAGGCTCATCTCCCTCAAAAAATTGCTATTGCTGTCGATTTTTCTTTTGCCGATGAAACTGCCATTAACTACGCCTTTAATATGGGCGGAAAAGAGGCTAGATATACGCTGATTCATGTGGTAGAAACGGTAGGCGCTATGATGTACGGTAAACAAACCGACGATCACGAAACTACAATCGACGAAAAATTGTTATTAGAATACAAGGAAATGTTCCAAGAAAAAGGTTTCCATGTCAAAACCCTACTTGGTTTTGGGAAGCCCAACAAAGTACTTCCAAAATTGGTCAATAAAGGCAAATTCGATTTACTTATTATGGGTACGCATGGCCATACTGGATTTAAAGATTTACTATTAGGAACCACAATAGATCATTTGCGCCACAAGATTTCCATTCCATTAGTATTGATTAATAATGCTAAAAAATAAAACAACCCCGTTCTGGCTTTAAAAGCTGAAAGAGGTTAAAATTCCATTTCATATGATGACCCACTCCGAAGAAAATTACCTAAAAGCGATTTATCATTTGACCGTGCAGCTTGAAGCCGAAGTGCCTACGAACGCCATTGCCGAAATGATGGAAACCAAAGCTTCTTCGGTAACCGATATGCTTAAGAAATTGGCTGATAAAGCACTAATCAATTACATCAAATACCAAGGAGTTTCTTTAACTGAAAAAGGAATGCATGCTGCTAAAATGATTGTTCGCAAACACCGTTTGTGGGAAGTTTTTTTAGTCGAAAAATTGGCTTTTACTTGGGACGAAGTACACGACATCGCTGAGCAATTAGAACACATCAAATCCGAACAACTCATCAACAAACTCGATGATTTTTTGGGCAACCCTACCGAAGACCCACACGGAGATCCCATTCCAGACGCACAAGGAAAAATAACTAAAATAGAAAAGCTCCTGCTCTCGGAATTGGCCGAAAGCGAAACTGCTATTTGTGTGGGAGTAAAAGATTCCTCTGCCGATTTTCTGCAATACTTGAACAAACAAAAGATTGCTTTGGGAGCGGTTATCAAAGTATTGGGAAGAGAAAATTTTGATGCGTCTTTACATTTAATCATCAACGATACACCACTTACCGTATCGTCAAAAATTGCAGGAAACTTGTATGTGAAGCGGATTTAACTTAGCGTAAGTGAATTAGCTTCTTCCATATGATTATTAGTGATATACTGAACCAAATAACGCTGGTCTCTTTGGTCAAAAAAGACATACCAAGAAGTTTTGTTATTTAGCGAAACTACTATAAAGTAGCTTCCATATTGACTTAAAAATTTAGGCGTTTTGTAGTGTTGCCTTACATCAATATATTTTTCGATTTCATCTCGAAGCGCAATTACATATTTTTCTGCATTTTCTATATAACTGAAATACTCTTCAAAAAATAGAATCGTAATTAAATCAATCAAATAGTTTTCAAATGATGGAGTATAAACTATTCTTTTTTCCAAGGCAAAGTGCGTAAATGGGTTTGAACACGTTTGACCAATTCCTCTCCTGAAATACCCTCAGACCATTTTTTTTCAAAATTTTCTTCTTCAGATAAAGCGCCTACTTGCTCTAAAAAAAACTGCAAGGCTTTTCCGTGTTTTTGTAAATCTATCGTTACCGATTTTGCTTTACCCGAAACATCTCTTTTAAATTCAACACCTGAAATATTTTTCATTTGTAGATTATTTTAACTGTGATAGATGACATCATTTAAAGAAACATTCATCAGAATATTACCTATAAGACTGTGCTTCAAATCATTTGAATACAACACTGAGAATTGTATTGAACAAATGACATACAAATATAGGGATTTAACCACACCCACAATTCCCGTCTCCACAGTTTTTTTTGGACTTCTTTTTCCAGAAAAACTTTCGAACAAGGAAAACAATGGCTATGGCCAATAAGGAAAAAGCGATGATTTCTTGTACCAACATAGTAGGTTCATTTTAAAGAATTAAAGGTAGGCTTTATTTAAAATTTGGCACCAATACTAATGTAAAAAGTACGTCCATCATTAGGCAATACTCCTGGTCCAGGATAACCTCCAGCACGACGTGTAGCATAACTAACATTCGTAAGGTTATTGACTCCCGACTTGATATTGTAATTTCCTAAAAAATCGTATTTAATAGAGAAATCAAAGACGCTAAATCCTGCTAATGCTCCCGTTACACCGTTTGCAGTTGGCGTTTCGGTGTTGTTGGCATCGGTATAAATCTTACTGGTTCTTCGATTTTGAAACGTGGTAGAAATATTTTTGAAATCCCAACTAATACCAAAATTGTGGATGTAGCGTGGCGCATTCTCTACTTGCTTACCTGCTAAATTACTTTGCGTAATCACAATATTCGGAGCTGTTCCCGATACTTGAGTCAGTCTAAAATCAGAGTAAGTAGCATCTATAAAAGATAGCGTCGCAAAGAAGTTAATATCTCCTATGGCTTCATTTACCTGAAATGCTTTGGTCACGTTCACATTTACAAATCCTTCAAATCCTTTGTGGATGGTTTCTCCTAAATTGGTTCTAAATAAATAAGTGCTTTGCGTTGGGTCGTTGTTGGTAAATTGACGAATACTTCCCACTCTGTTTTGATACAGTAAATAAAAATAAGAAACATCGAAATTTACAAATCCAAAAAGAGCACCACGATACCCTAAATCCAAATTGTAGCCACTTCCATCTTTCAAATTGGGATCAATCACATCGGTGGTTGCAGATGGCGTCAAATCTGAGAATAAAACTGGGCGAAAGGCTTGCGAAAAATTAGCATAAAAGTTTGTTCTTTCCCATTTGTATTCTACTCCTAAACCAAACAAAGCTACATTTCGGGTAATGTCTTGCGTACTGGCCATCACATCATTTCCATTGGTGATATTAATTCTTCCTGCACTTGTAGAACGAATCGATTCGAAACGCACACCAGGAGTCACACTTAATCTTTGGGTAATTTTGAACTGATTTTCAGCAAAAGCGGCAAAATTGTCTGTGGTGAAATCTAAATCACGGTTGTAACGACCTTCAATACTCAAATCAAAATCAGAACCCGTTGTTCCTCTTCCTTGTTGCAAACGGTTCATATTGGCTTGGTACAAACGAATTCCAAAGGCTAATTTTTGTTCTTCTGTTCCTAGTGTGTACTTAAAAATACTTCTGGTTTCTAAACCAATATTTTTATAAAAATCACGATCTACCTGACGATTAGCATAAGCATTCGTTGCGGGATTAATTACGTCCTCAACATTTGGAGCTGCCAGAAAACCTACTGAATTTCTTTCGCCTACTAATCCAAAAAGTTTCGCATTAAAAGTCAGACGGTCACTGAATTGGGTATCCAAAATCAAAGCACCTACATTCCAAGGCGTACCAAACCAGTTACGACTGCGAAGAGATTGTTGCGGATTA harbors:
- a CDS encoding metal-dependent transcriptional regulator, with amino-acid sequence MTHSEENYLKAIYHLTVQLEAEVPTNAIAEMMETKASSVTDMLKKLADKALINYIKYQGVSLTEKGMHAAKMIVRKHRLWEVFLVEKLAFTWDEVHDIAEQLEHIKSEQLINKLDDFLGNPTEDPHGDPIPDAQGKITKIEKLLLSELAESETAICVGVKDSSADFLQYLNKQKIALGAVIKVLGRENFDASLHLIINDTPLTVSSKIAGNLYVKRI
- a CDS encoding TonB-dependent receptor domain-containing protein; this encodes MKLFFSALVLVTSSLAFGQQDTNDVALNDTVKKLYPVTVYYKKQPVERLKEVQGNSLFSGKKNEVISLLNTNGNVVTNNAREIFAKVPGVSIWENEGSGIQINVGVRGLSPNRSWELNTRQNGYDISSDVFGYPEAYYNPPLEAVANIQLVRGGASLQFGSQFGGMLNYELKRETEKAFSFETQNTVGNYGLLSSYNAIGGTTKKIDYYVYNHSRNGEGWRENGRYAVRNTHAYFAYKFNEKTKLSAEYTNMDYDMQQAGGLTDAQFESNPQQSLRSRNWFGTPWNVGALILDTQFSDRLTFNAKLFGLVGERNSVGFLAAPNVEDVINPATNAYANRQVDRDFYKNIGLETRSIFKYTLGTEEQKLAFGIRLYQANMNRLQQGRGTTGSDFDLSIEGRYNRDLDFTTDNFAAFAENQFKITQRLSVTPGVRFESIRSTSAGRINITNGNDVMASTQDITRNVALFGLGVEYKWERTNFYANFSQAFRPVLFSDLTPSATTDVIDPNLKDGSGYNLDLGYRGALFGFVNFDVSYFYLLYQNRVGSIRQFTNNDPTQSTYLFRTNLGETIHKGFEGFVNVNVTKAFQVNEAIGDINFFATLSFIDATYSDFRLTQVSGTAPNIVITQSNLAGKQVENAPRYIHNFGISWDFKNISTTFQNRRTSKIYTDANNTETPTANGVTGALAGFSVFDFSIKYDFLGNYNIKSGVNNLTNVSYATRRAGGYPGPGVLPNDGRTFYISIGAKF
- a CDS encoding alpha/beta fold hydrolase, whose amino-acid sequence is MKRILSFCFLLFTLLPLVSYTQGTNLSLGNDFISSLLVEKNYAQAYTFFDESVKSKIAEPLLKETVEKLEMQLGKFKSVIETTNENETYLYYADFEKFKLDIRIAFNEKSKIIGFFFVPHKEFKTQQSLGKEYTIKSNGIDLKGTLLIPESGNLKKLVLFVHGSGPNDRDETVFENKPFKDIAESLFANGIASYRFDKRTYSNPESFSDKSTIDDEVTNDVLNSIKHFKNDTQFSDYEIIVLGHSLGAFLLPRIANRSNQISKIILLAGNARPLDVLIQEQFDYLYTLNPSNEMKVEKEKINQQIANLHSKSFNLTTLKDNLPLGLSAPYWKSILDYKPLKDIQKVSIPTLIVQGERDYQVTMKDFELWKSSVKHKKKAKCISYPRLNHLFMTGTSPSNPQEYGIKGTVDTKVIKDIKDFIVAE
- a CDS encoding FeoB-associated Cys-rich membrane protein → MLVQEIIAFSLLAIAIVFLVRKFFWKKKSKKNCGDGNCGCG
- a CDS encoding tetratricopeptide repeat protein, whose protein sequence is MKKTSLLFLLLISNLSSFAQNKIEAEKLVAEGVSYHDKGDYSGAINKYNKALELDKDNLLALSEKAFSLISLEKYDDAIEICKQAIKMHPGEDVKNVYVSYGNALDHLKKTDESLEVYSEGIKLFPNYYQLHFNKGITYSSIKRYDDAINCFKKSISINPKHAGSLNAIGILEMEQNRIPSILAFSRFFIIEPQTARSKKNFQYMQKLLMQGVTETTKKSVSIKIDSNMLNDSTDTGKKKENNFSMTDLILSMDASQDFDKKNKNKTDVEKFIRKFETICSSLEEYKKDNFGFYWEFLAPYFIEMKNKKLIEPFAYIVFVDSSSEDVSKWYKKNQDKQDRFYDWSKNYNWKKQ
- a CDS encoding TonB-dependent receptor, with amino-acid sequence MKLLYSYLFFFSLSLALAQEKATLRGQVISENQPVPQAQVEIIGTAFGTQTDSLGFFEISQLPLQRYTLHVTAIGIKTHQQSISSTDFKHLLKINVVTNEQLLDEVVVSGTMKAVRRLENPVPVEIISTTFLKQNPTASVFEGLQNVNGLRPQNNCNVCNTGDIRINGLDGPYTMVTIDGMPIVSALGTVYGLSGIPNAMIDKIEIIKGAASSLYGSEAVGGLINIITKKPQNAPQFTADLMTTSWLENSLDLGYRTNIGKNANALFGLSTFYNDHLVDNNGDNFTDISLQKRVSFFSRWHFERRSKKEMSLVARYLYEDRWGGEMQWNSSFRGGDQVYGESIYTSRYEILGKYQLPLDEKMSLQFSMVGHDQNSVYGTSVFLANQKIAFGQYLWDKELKNHSLLFGAGARFTWYNDNTPATATSSQTAIYSGFLQDDIRLSKQMGLLLGARYDYHPAHGSIVTPRLALKWKPTATDILRLNLGTGFRVVNLFTEDHQALSGAREVVLKGDLDPETSYTANLNYLKKFDTNTAGVLTLEASTWYTHFKNRIIADYDTNPNQIIYANLDGFSRIFGSSISLDWVSPFGLKGTLGGSYFNPLTEQEGRRFVPLFTEKVSLSWALSYEIPNWFLSLDYTGSYTGSMRLPLLSPLDPRREYSLPYSIQNIQITYKKFHNMELFGGVKNLLNWTPNRGNPFLIARANDPFDKQVTFDSNGVAQPTLDNPYALTFDPTYAYGPNQGIRAFVGLRWHLD
- a CDS encoding Nramp family divalent metal transporter, which gives rise to MSHSLEEVNQSVTTQNKKSKFRKILAFLGPAYLVSVGYMDPGNWATDIAGGSQFGYSLLWVLLMSNLMALLLQSLSARLGIVTQRDLAQASRETYSPFVNYILYFLAEIAIAACDLAEVLGMAIGINLLFDIPLIEGVLITVLDTFLLLFLINKGIRKMEAFIIVLVAIIGFSFVFEMFFAQPEMDKVVLGLIPSIPNEAALYIAIGIIGATVMPHNLYLHSSLVQTRKFDRSPKGIRQALKYNLIDSTIALNLAFFVNAAILILAAATFYKNGLFEVAEIQDAHKFLAPILGTKWASILFAVALIAAGQSSTITGTLAGQIVMEGYLNLRIQPWVRRIITRIIAIVPAVIVILIYGESVTGKLLIFSQVILSLQLGFAIIPLIHFVSDKNKMNGFHINTITKIAAWTIALIIVSLNAKLVFDEIQGWLTESQNPMVLWLTVVPLAIGFLILLLYIVIKPFLAKTKYTIQNHSPHNMALQFNATEAHLPQKIAIAVDFSFADETAINYAFNMGGKEARYTLIHVVETVGAMMYGKQTDDHETTIDEKLLLEYKEMFQEKGFHVKTLLGFGKPNKVLPKLVNKGKFDLLIMGTHGHTGFKDLLLGTTIDHLRHKISIPLVLINNAKK